The proteins below are encoded in one region of Aquisphaera giovannonii:
- a CDS encoding carboxypeptidase-like regulatory domain-containing protein produces the protein MPPLSLTLLLAIAIDGPTISLAGRVVDSAGTPAAGAAVVLAGLPTSDGVPTVARGTTDADGRFSLERPAGLAGEGAWRAVRLWASRPGDRLASVAFPGALPGAGAAVRLALPPRGGTELLVEGPDGRPVAGARVRVGALAPHAAAVPKELASRLEATTGADGRATLDAVSGEQVGHVEVEAEGLGIQPRFFDPPLAGPKRIELLPAAALEGRFVAEGGRPPRGWTVSATTATNDGPMGSSRPAGRTVSVPLAEDGSFRFPAIAAGMLDLWVVWPEGPDPEALPAWPQGMRVQEGRVNRVEIPVRPAATITGVIRERGTGAPVPGVRIYLFRPGESSGANATTDAQGRFAYRSLPGRARAGIGDVPPTHVPAPAAFRDDFQVPPPPGRVELPPVELARAAPPLRGFVRDAAGAAVAGADVEATWTLLEQGAMASGAVHARSDAAGRFAAGGLAPGATVALTARKEEGLATRVPVAAREGQDQPVTLTLEPRQVVAIAGRVVAQDGTPLAGAAVRLQTRTRRPGDGSVQDWRPLSFQDGPWIYTGADGSFRTPGEPRAEGVEFQAEAAADGYLLFQGPWTAAGPADVARLPDLVLRRESGERAVAGRVIDAAGRPIAGAKVLQRGDGPRPTESTTDADGRFRLPGVAGGRALLAAEAPGFRTGGTIAGPEGPVEIRLARADEPVRPPGRAPEPLTRAAERELGRALFMPKFDEARALPEVAGLPSPDAILARLDPDRAVAMLEERVLRQPAESLIQVALARFEDDPAAAPATLDADRSGTARARGLIALADLAATIAPDRRAGLLDRAVAEARRLEDPEAKLVLMGEVADRLLESFELDRAAPILREGRQVLKDAKPGLFAYQVAPFGEAMAAIDLPAAEAFLARRAPGGSDDEGVRMRDRGAMAIRAAVSDPAAAGRLARELRHVPNFSESQAVLLRVARNMARRDLPGARAVLDLLDGAATPGATASGSLRPYGLALLADARAAIDPDGARGLLDEAFAGLRAAAEADLTRPTYPPVPSVMAGLLPLVERLQPDRVAERLWLALACRPTRIEPLEASRVSTTLDLAMLLSRYDRQVAAAVYEPAGARLPELAGQEYVGGLFNYGGSGDPLKVLAAYDPRALAALIERLPESARVTGDNGQGWATPSLEIQARLAGAQMLGLPPEARRQAALETPLTTWPAEGNGRPRRWWP, from the coding sequence ATGCCGCCCCTCTCCCTGACGCTGCTGCTGGCGATTGCGATCGATGGGCCGACAATTTCGCTCGCCGGGCGGGTGGTCGATTCCGCGGGGACGCCCGCGGCCGGCGCGGCCGTGGTACTCGCGGGTCTCCCCACATCCGACGGGGTGCCCACGGTCGCGCGAGGGACGACCGACGCCGACGGCCGGTTCTCGCTCGAGCGGCCGGCCGGGCTGGCGGGCGAGGGCGCCTGGCGTGCCGTCCGGCTGTGGGCGAGCCGCCCCGGCGACCGGCTGGCCTCCGTCGCCTTCCCCGGCGCGTTGCCCGGGGCCGGCGCGGCGGTGCGGCTGGCACTGCCACCCCGGGGAGGGACGGAGTTGCTCGTCGAGGGGCCAGACGGCCGGCCGGTCGCCGGGGCTCGGGTGCGGGTCGGCGCCCTCGCGCCGCACGCCGCCGCCGTGCCGAAGGAGCTCGCCTCGCGGCTGGAGGCCACGACCGGCGCCGACGGCCGGGCGACGCTCGATGCCGTCTCGGGGGAGCAGGTCGGCCACGTCGAGGTCGAGGCCGAAGGCCTGGGCATCCAGCCTCGCTTCTTCGACCCGCCGCTGGCCGGGCCGAAGCGGATCGAACTCCTCCCGGCCGCGGCGCTGGAAGGGCGATTCGTCGCCGAGGGCGGACGGCCGCCCCGGGGCTGGACCGTCTCGGCCACGACCGCCACCAACGACGGACCGATGGGCTCGAGCCGGCCCGCGGGGCGAACGGTGTCCGTGCCGCTCGCCGAGGACGGGAGCTTCCGCTTCCCGGCGATCGCGGCCGGGATGCTCGACCTCTGGGTGGTCTGGCCCGAGGGGCCCGACCCGGAGGCGCTACCCGCCTGGCCGCAGGGCATGAGGGTTCAGGAGGGACGCGTCAACCGGGTGGAGATCCCCGTGCGCCCCGCCGCCACGATCACCGGGGTCATCCGCGAGCGCGGGACCGGCGCCCCGGTGCCGGGCGTCCGCATCTATCTGTTCCGGCCGGGCGAGTCCTCGGGGGCGAACGCCACGACCGACGCCCAGGGGCGGTTCGCGTACCGCAGCCTGCCGGGCAGGGCGAGGGCCGGCATCGGCGACGTGCCGCCGACCCACGTGCCCGCCCCGGCGGCGTTCCGCGACGACTTCCAGGTGCCGCCCCCGCCGGGGCGGGTCGAGCTGCCCCCGGTCGAGCTGGCCCGAGCGGCGCCCCCGCTGCGAGGCTTCGTCCGCGACGCGGCCGGGGCGGCCGTCGCCGGGGCCGACGTCGAGGCGACCTGGACCCTGCTGGAGCAGGGGGCCATGGCCTCCGGGGCCGTCCACGCCCGGTCCGATGCCGCCGGGCGATTCGCCGCCGGCGGGCTCGCCCCCGGCGCCACGGTCGCCCTGACCGCCCGCAAGGAGGAGGGCCTGGCGACGCGCGTGCCGGTCGCGGCGAGGGAGGGGCAGGACCAGCCGGTCACGCTGACCCTCGAGCCGCGGCAGGTCGTCGCCATCGCCGGCCGGGTGGTCGCGCAGGACGGCACGCCCCTGGCAGGCGCGGCCGTCCGATTGCAGACGCGGACCCGGCGCCCGGGCGACGGCTCGGTCCAGGACTGGCGGCCGCTCTCGTTCCAAGATGGCCCCTGGATCTATACCGGGGCCGACGGCAGCTTCCGCACGCCGGGCGAGCCGCGGGCCGAGGGGGTCGAGTTCCAGGCCGAGGCCGCCGCGGACGGCTACCTGCTCTTCCAGGGCCCGTGGACGGCCGCCGGGCCCGCCGACGTGGCCCGCCTGCCCGACCTGGTTCTGCGGCGGGAGTCGGGCGAGCGGGCGGTGGCGGGGCGCGTGATCGACGCCGCCGGGCGGCCGATCGCCGGGGCGAAGGTCCTCCAGCGCGGCGACGGCCCGCGCCCGACCGAGTCGACGACGGACGCCGACGGCCGGTTCCGCCTGCCCGGCGTGGCGGGCGGCCGGGCCCTGCTCGCGGCCGAGGCGCCGGGGTTCCGGACCGGCGGGACGATCGCCGGGCCCGAGGGCCCGGTCGAGATCCGCCTGGCGCGCGCCGATGAGCCCGTCCGGCCGCCCGGCCGGGCGCCCGAGCCGCTCACCCGGGCCGCGGAGCGCGAGCTGGGGCGGGCCCTGTTCATGCCGAAGTTCGACGAGGCGCGGGCCCTGCCGGAGGTGGCGGGCCTCCCGTCGCCCGACGCGATCCTCGCCCGGCTCGACCCCGACCGGGCCGTGGCGATGCTGGAGGAGCGGGTGCTCCGGCAGCCCGCGGAGTCGCTGATCCAGGTCGCGCTGGCCCGATTCGAGGACGACCCGGCCGCCGCCCCGGCGACGCTGGACGCCGACCGCTCTGGGACGGCCCGGGCCCGCGGGCTGATCGCCCTGGCCGACCTCGCCGCGACGATCGCCCCCGATCGACGGGCCGGCCTGCTCGACCGCGCGGTGGCCGAGGCCCGTCGGCTCGAAGACCCGGAGGCGAAGCTCGTCCTGATGGGGGAGGTCGCCGACCGCCTGCTGGAGTCGTTCGAGCTCGACCGGGCCGCCCCGATCCTCCGCGAGGGGCGGCAGGTCCTCAAGGACGCGAAGCCCGGGCTGTTCGCCTACCAGGTCGCCCCGTTCGGCGAGGCGATGGCGGCGATCGACCTGCCGGCGGCGGAGGCGTTCCTGGCCCGCCGCGCGCCGGGCGGCTCCGACGACGAGGGCGTCCGGATGCGGGACCGGGGGGCCATGGCCATCCGCGCCGCGGTGTCCGACCCCGCGGCGGCCGGGCGGCTGGCGCGTGAGCTTCGCCACGTGCCCAACTTCAGCGAGTCGCAAGCCGTCCTGCTCCGAGTCGCCCGCAACATGGCCCGACGTGACCTGCCCGGCGCCCGGGCGGTCCTCGACCTGCTCGACGGGGCGGCCACCCCCGGGGCCACCGCCTCCGGCTCGCTCAGGCCGTACGGCCTGGCCCTGCTGGCCGACGCCCGGGCCGCGATCGACCCCGACGGCGCCCGCGGGCTGCTCGACGAGGCGTTCGCCGGCCTGAGGGCCGCGGCCGAGGCGGACCTCACCCGGCCGACCTATCCGCCCGTGCCCTCGGTCATGGCCGGGCTGCTACCGCTGGTCGAGCGGCTCCAGCCCGATCGCGTGGCCGAGCGTCTCTGGCTGGCCCTCGCCTGCCGCCCCACGCGCATCGAACCCCTGGAGGCGAGCCGCGTCTCGACGACGCTGGACCTGGCCATGCTGCTGTCACGCTACGACCGGCAGGTGGCGGCGGCGGTCTACGAGCCGGCGGGCGCCCGCCTGCCCGAGCTGGCCGGCCAGGAGTACGTCGGGGGCCTGTTCAACTACGGCGGCTCCGGAGACCCGCTCAAGGTGCTGGCCGCGTACGACCCCCGCGCCCTGGCCGCCCTGATCGAGCGGCTCCCCGAGTCGGCCCGCGTCACCGGGGATAACGGCCAGGGCTGGGCCACGCCGAGCCTGGAGATCCAGGCCCGGCTGGCCGGCGCCCAGATGCTCGGGCTGCCCCCGGAAGCCCGCCGGCAGGCGGCGCTGGAAACACCCCTCACCACCTGGCCGGCCGAGGGCAACGGGCGGCCTCGGCGATGGTGGCCATAG
- a CDS encoding ATP-binding protein, whose translation MAKSSTPAAEKATRNGSGSGEVLRAPAEELFAEEIEALIQEDEHDRPAGWKMSPRAVHTYICGGKAGRREITPKYLGHDRLVEIAIATLVTDRALLLIGEPGTAKSWLSEHLAAAINGDSTKVVQGTAGTTEEQIRYTWNYAMLIAQGPSPAALVKSPVYRAMESGTLARFEEITRCASEVQDAMISLLSEKRLSVPELSTELAAKKGFSVIATANTRDRGVNDMSAALKRRFNIVVLPTPKTLEMEIAIVRKRVGELASSLSLTAKVPAAEAIEKVVTIFRELRTGQTLDGKNKLKTPSGVLSTAEAISVLANSMALAGSFGSGEVTAHDLAAGLQGSVVKDEEKDRTTWQEYLTNVVKKRGEDWRPLFKACSEHNE comes from the coding sequence ATGGCCAAGAGCAGCACGCCGGCCGCGGAGAAGGCGACGCGCAACGGGAGCGGCAGCGGCGAGGTCCTCCGGGCTCCCGCGGAGGAGCTCTTCGCGGAGGAGATCGAGGCGCTCATCCAGGAGGACGAGCACGACCGGCCGGCCGGGTGGAAGATGTCCCCCCGGGCCGTCCACACGTACATCTGCGGCGGCAAGGCGGGCAGGCGCGAGATCACGCCCAAGTACCTCGGGCACGACCGGCTCGTCGAGATCGCGATCGCCACCCTCGTCACGGACCGGGCCCTGCTGCTGATCGGCGAGCCGGGCACGGCCAAGAGTTGGCTCTCCGAGCACCTGGCGGCGGCCATCAACGGCGACTCCACGAAGGTCGTCCAGGGCACCGCGGGCACGACCGAGGAGCAGATCCGCTACACCTGGAACTACGCGATGCTCATCGCGCAGGGGCCCAGCCCGGCCGCGCTGGTGAAGAGCCCGGTCTACCGGGCGATGGAGTCCGGCACGCTCGCGCGGTTCGAGGAGATCACGCGGTGCGCCTCGGAGGTGCAGGACGCGATGATCTCCCTGCTCTCGGAGAAGCGGCTGTCGGTGCCGGAGTTGAGCACGGAGCTCGCCGCCAAGAAGGGTTTCTCCGTGATCGCCACGGCCAACACCCGCGACCGCGGCGTCAACGACATGTCGGCCGCGCTCAAGCGGCGGTTCAACATCGTCGTCCTGCCGACGCCCAAGACACTCGAGATGGAGATCGCCATCGTCCGCAAGCGCGTCGGCGAGCTCGCCTCCAGCCTCTCCCTGACGGCGAAGGTGCCCGCCGCCGAGGCGATCGAGAAGGTCGTCACCATCTTCCGCGAGCTCCGCACGGGCCAGACGCTCGACGGCAAGAACAAGCTGAAGACCCCCTCCGGCGTCCTCTCCACCGCGGAGGCGATCTCCGTCCTGGCCAACAGCATGGCCCTCGCCGGCAGCTTCGGCTCCGGCGAGGTCACGGCCCACGACCTGGCCGCCGGGCTCCAGGGCTCGGTCGTGAAGGACGAGGAGAAGGACCGCACCACCTGGCAGGAGTACCTGACCAACGTCGTCAAGAAGCGCGGGGAGGACTGGCGGCCGCTGTTCAAGGCGTGCTCCGAGCACAACGAGTAA
- a CDS encoding VWA domain-containing protein, producing the protein MLNQEQLTRWRLILGKDAQEDMARMSPAGCPLTSEQLEMDEALEAIYAGDSDQELSRDDWEAGKKTGPHSPVKGRSMPKVARWLDQIRNFFPKDVVVLLQQDAIERRGMKELLFEPEILAKVEPSVDLAAAVLELKNLVPEKAKAAARDLVRRVVEELRKRLETRFSQAIRGSIDRSEHSPLRSLPNLDWPRTIRRNLKNYNATVKTIIPEEISFFRRRHRQNEWNVIIAMDQSGSMASSLIYGGIMGAILASMPAVETHVVAFNHQDVVDLTEQCSDPVDLLFGVQLGGAEDYWKATSYCERFMHTPSKTLYILIADLYDTSPNEGRFVKKMEFLLESGLRAVTLLAISDQGQPSFNENLAGKLTRLGMPCFGCTPDRLPDLLAAVLKGQDLQQFAENVRLK; encoded by the coding sequence ATGCTCAACCAGGAACAACTGACCCGCTGGCGCCTGATCCTGGGCAAGGACGCGCAGGAGGACATGGCGCGGATGTCGCCGGCCGGGTGCCCGCTCACGTCCGAGCAGCTCGAGATGGACGAGGCCCTGGAGGCGATCTACGCCGGCGACTCCGACCAGGAGCTCAGCCGGGACGACTGGGAGGCGGGCAAGAAGACCGGCCCCCACTCCCCGGTGAAGGGCCGGTCGATGCCCAAGGTCGCGCGCTGGCTCGACCAGATCCGCAACTTCTTCCCGAAGGACGTGGTGGTCCTGCTCCAGCAGGACGCGATCGAGCGCCGGGGGATGAAGGAGCTGCTCTTCGAGCCGGAGATCCTGGCGAAGGTCGAGCCGTCGGTGGACCTGGCCGCGGCGGTGCTGGAGCTGAAGAACCTGGTGCCGGAGAAGGCCAAGGCCGCCGCGCGGGACCTGGTGCGGCGTGTGGTCGAGGAGCTGAGGAAGCGGCTGGAGACGCGGTTCTCCCAGGCGATCCGCGGCTCGATCGACCGCAGCGAGCACTCGCCGCTGCGCAGCCTGCCCAACCTCGACTGGCCGCGGACGATCCGCCGGAACCTGAAGAACTACAACGCCACGGTGAAGACGATCATCCCGGAGGAGATCTCGTTCTTCCGCCGCCGGCACCGGCAGAACGAGTGGAACGTGATCATCGCCATGGACCAGTCCGGGTCGATGGCCTCCTCGCTGATCTACGGCGGGATCATGGGCGCGATCCTGGCGAGCATGCCCGCCGTGGAGACGCACGTCGTCGCCTTCAACCACCAGGACGTCGTGGACCTGACCGAGCAGTGCTCCGACCCGGTGGACCTCCTCTTCGGCGTGCAGCTCGGCGGCGCCGAGGACTACTGGAAGGCGACCAGCTACTGCGAACGCTTCATGCACACCCCGTCCAAGACGCTGTACATCCTCATCGCCGACCTCTACGACACCAGCCCCAATGAGGGCCGATTCGTCAAGAAGATGGAGTTCCTCCTGGAGAGCGGCCTCCGGGCCGTCACCCTCCTGGCCATCTCCGACCAGGGCCAGCCCTCCTTCAACGAGAACCTCGCCGGCAAGCTGACGAGGCTCGGCATGCCCTGCTTCGGCTGCACCCCCGACCGCCTCCCCGACCTGCTGGCCGCCGTCCTCAAGGGGCAGGACCTCCAGCAGTTCGCGGAGAACGTGCGGCTGAAGTAA
- a CDS encoding TetR/AcrR family transcriptional regulator, with the protein MARASHREKLLDEGLKVVLEHGFNGASVRDIVRAAGVPQGCFTNHFRSKEAFAQEILDRYFSGVCTSIRDTLRNEALTPTGRLRAWIDAQVRFLEQSEFRGGCLIGNFTLESGGQSEAIRARLREAIEGIRQAVTDCLDAAVAAGELPASTNTSDLAGFLYASWQGAVMQAKVEGQARPLERFKAVLFDRVLR; encoded by the coding sequence GTGGCGAGAGCATCCCATCGGGAAAAGTTGCTGGACGAGGGGCTCAAGGTGGTCCTCGAGCACGGCTTCAACGGGGCCAGCGTGCGCGACATCGTCCGCGCCGCCGGCGTCCCGCAGGGCTGCTTCACCAACCACTTCCGGTCCAAGGAGGCGTTCGCCCAGGAGATCCTGGACCGGTACTTCTCCGGCGTCTGCACGTCGATCCGGGACACCCTCCGGAACGAGGCCCTCACGCCGACCGGGCGGCTGCGGGCCTGGATTGACGCCCAGGTCCGCTTCCTGGAGCAGTCCGAATTCCGCGGCGGCTGCCTGATCGGCAACTTCACGCTGGAATCCGGGGGCCAGAGCGAGGCGATCCGGGCCCGGCTCCGCGAGGCGATCGAGGGCATCCGGCAGGCCGTAACCGACTGCCTCGACGCGGCGGTCGCGGCCGGCGAGCTCCCCGCCTCGACCAACACGAGCGACCTGGCCGGCTTCCTCTACGCGTCCTGGCAGGGGGCGGTCATGCAGGCCAAGGTCGAGGGGCAGGCCCGGCCCCTGGAGCGGTTCAAGGCCGTCCTGTTCGACAGGGTCCTGCGGTGA
- a CDS encoding DUF5682 family protein, protein MTWQIPTFGVRHLSPMGAWQLRAFLEQARPSLVLVEGLDDATGLLADVTRREAEPPLAILAYTDSQPVRTLVYPFARYSPEYQAIAWAHANDVPVEFFDLPSDIFLGLQEREIGRLERARREARETKEEPPAPVGVPEPRPSLYNRIADLAGERDYDTYWERHFEHNADPGSYRGSALELGRALRELEEDEPLWRAENLVREAYMRRRVGEAIASGHAPDRIVAVVGAFHAPVLNGELPAMTDRELASLPRRASKLTLMPYSYFRLSSQSGYGAGNHAPAYFELLWQSLEEEAAGVGDLSRRYLSLVARHLRDAGTHRSTAEVIDAVRLAETLSALKNGLAPTLADLRDAAVTLLGQGEPVAVREALARVDVGTAIGRLPKGVSQTSIQADFDRELARLKLEKYRSAVQQELDLDLRENRRVKAEDAAFLDLNRSSFFHRLRVLGISFARPAPTRQQSATWAEKWALQWTPESEIQLVEAVLLGETVELATAYKFKSNLEACMSIAEAAAMVRDACQCGLMKSMDLARRRLQQLAATSHDFAALAAADWNLGLVVRYGDVRRFDPTPLLPLLEELFVEAALSLFSAASCDDKAVKPMMVAIDEVNKVGLEFHDRVEEPLWIEQLRRLSDADDRNPSLSGFACAILLERGLIENDALAREVSRRLSPGVPADLGAGWFEGLARRNRYALLARQALWEQLAGYVESLDEEQFRRALVFLRRAFGPFSPREKRHIAENLGELWGLNADVASEMIEQPLTEAEEESLKDLNEFDFDL, encoded by the coding sequence ATGACCTGGCAGATCCCCACCTTCGGAGTCCGCCACCTCTCGCCGATGGGCGCGTGGCAGCTCCGCGCCTTCCTGGAGCAGGCCAGGCCGAGCCTGGTGCTCGTCGAGGGCCTGGACGACGCCACGGGCCTGCTGGCGGACGTGACGCGGAGGGAGGCCGAGCCGCCGCTGGCGATCCTCGCCTACACGGACTCGCAGCCCGTCCGCACGCTCGTCTACCCGTTCGCGCGGTACAGCCCCGAGTACCAGGCGATCGCCTGGGCCCACGCGAATGACGTCCCGGTCGAGTTCTTCGACCTCCCTTCGGACATCTTCCTGGGCCTCCAGGAGCGCGAGATCGGGCGGCTGGAGAGGGCCCGCCGCGAGGCCCGCGAAACGAAGGAGGAGCCCCCCGCCCCGGTCGGCGTGCCGGAGCCGCGGCCGTCGCTCTACAACCGGATCGCGGACCTGGCCGGCGAGCGCGACTACGACACGTACTGGGAGCGCCACTTCGAGCACAACGCGGACCCCGGCAGCTACCGAGGATCCGCCCTGGAGCTGGGCCGCGCCCTCCGCGAGCTGGAGGAGGACGAGCCGCTCTGGCGAGCGGAGAACCTCGTCCGCGAGGCCTACATGCGGCGGCGGGTCGGGGAGGCCATCGCGTCGGGCCACGCGCCGGACCGGATCGTCGCCGTCGTCGGCGCCTTCCATGCTCCCGTCCTGAACGGCGAGCTCCCGGCGATGACCGACCGGGAGCTGGCGTCGCTGCCCCGGAGGGCCAGCAAGCTGACCCTGATGCCCTATTCGTACTTCCGCCTGTCGTCGCAGTCCGGTTACGGGGCGGGCAACCACGCCCCGGCGTACTTCGAGCTCCTCTGGCAGTCGCTCGAGGAGGAGGCCGCGGGCGTGGGCGACCTCTCTCGTCGCTACCTGTCGCTCGTCGCCCGCCACCTCCGCGACGCCGGCACGCACCGCTCGACGGCCGAGGTGATCGACGCCGTCCGGCTCGCCGAGACGTTGTCCGCCCTGAAGAACGGCCTGGCCCCGACGCTGGCCGACCTCCGCGACGCCGCCGTCACCCTGCTCGGCCAGGGCGAGCCCGTCGCCGTCCGCGAGGCCCTTGCGCGGGTGGACGTCGGCACGGCCATCGGGCGGTTGCCCAAGGGCGTGAGCCAGACGTCGATCCAGGCCGACTTCGACCGCGAGCTCGCCCGGCTCAAGCTGGAGAAGTACCGCAGTGCCGTCCAGCAGGAGCTCGACCTGGACCTCCGCGAGAACCGCCGCGTGAAGGCGGAGGACGCGGCCTTCCTCGACCTGAACCGCTCCTCGTTCTTCCACCGCCTGCGGGTGCTCGGCATCTCGTTCGCCCGCCCCGCGCCGACGCGGCAGCAGTCGGCGACCTGGGCGGAGAAGTGGGCCCTCCAGTGGACGCCGGAGAGCGAGATCCAGCTCGTGGAGGCCGTGCTCCTGGGCGAGACGGTGGAGCTCGCCACCGCGTACAAGTTCAAGTCGAACCTCGAGGCGTGCATGTCGATCGCCGAGGCCGCGGCGATGGTCCGCGACGCCTGCCAGTGCGGCCTGATGAAGTCGATGGACCTGGCCCGCCGCCGCCTCCAGCAATTGGCCGCGACGAGCCATGACTTCGCGGCCCTCGCGGCCGCCGACTGGAACCTCGGCCTGGTCGTCCGCTACGGCGACGTCCGCCGGTTCGACCCCACGCCCCTCCTGCCCCTGCTCGAGGAGCTGTTCGTCGAGGCCGCGCTCTCGCTGTTCTCGGCGGCGAGCTGCGACGACAAGGCCGTGAAGCCGATGATGGTGGCCATCGACGAGGTCAACAAGGTCGGCCTCGAGTTCCACGACCGCGTGGAGGAGCCGCTCTGGATCGAGCAGCTCCGCCGCCTGTCCGACGCCGACGACCGCAACCCGTCGCTCTCCGGGTTCGCCTGCGCCATCCTCCTGGAGCGCGGGCTGATCGAGAACGACGCCCTGGCCCGCGAGGTCTCCCGCCGGCTCTCCCCGGGAGTCCCGGCCGACCTGGGCGCCGGCTGGTTCGAGGGCCTGGCCCGTCGCAACCGCTACGCCCTGCTGGCGAGGCAGGCGCTCTGGGAGCAGCTCGCCGGGTACGTCGAGTCCCTGGACGAGGAGCAGTTCCGCCGGGCGCTCGTCTTCCTCCGCCGGGCCTTCGGGCCGTTCAGCCCCCGCGAGAAGCGGCACATCGCCGAGAACCTCGGCGAGCTCTGGGGCCTGAACGCGGACGTCGCCAGCGAGATGATCGAGCAGCCGCTGACCGAGGCCGAGGAAGAGTCGCTGAAGGACCTCAACGAGTTCGATTTCGACCTGTGA
- a CDS encoding SDR family NAD(P)-dependent oxidoreductase: protein MGNLAGKAALVTGGSRGIGAAIARRLAAEGARVAVTYTKGEEAAAAVVKEIEAAGGKAIAIRADGTDAKAVQGAVERTAATFGRLDVLVNNAGTAIPRPFEESPLEEMRQVIDLNVLGVFVATQAALKHMKDGGRIINIGSCVGERILAPGLAAYAATKGAVKMFTQALAREVGERGITVNNVQPGPIDTDLNPASGEWASSQTPVTALKRYGKVDEVAALVAFVAGPESSYITGANLTVDGGTNA, encoded by the coding sequence ATGGGCAATCTGGCCGGCAAGGCGGCGTTGGTGACGGGCGGCTCTCGGGGCATCGGGGCGGCCATCGCCCGGAGGCTGGCGGCCGAGGGCGCGCGTGTTGCCGTCACGTACACGAAGGGCGAGGAGGCGGCGGCGGCGGTGGTCAAGGAGATCGAGGCGGCCGGCGGGAAGGCCATCGCCATCCGGGCCGACGGGACCGACGCGAAGGCCGTGCAGGGCGCGGTCGAGAGGACGGCCGCCACCTTCGGCCGCCTGGACGTGCTGGTGAACAACGCGGGGACGGCGATCCCCAGGCCGTTCGAGGAGTCGCCCCTGGAGGAGATGCGGCAGGTGATCGACCTGAACGTCCTGGGCGTCTTCGTGGCGACGCAGGCCGCCCTGAAGCACATGAAGGACGGCGGGAGGATCATCAACATCGGCTCGTGCGTGGGGGAGCGGATCCTGGCGCCGGGGCTGGCCGCCTATGCCGCCACGAAGGGGGCCGTCAAGATGTTCACCCAGGCGCTGGCCCGGGAGGTCGGCGAGCGGGGGATCACGGTCAACAACGTCCAGCCGGGGCCGATCGACACCGACCTGAACCCGGCCTCCGGGGAGTGGGCCTCCTCGCAGACCCCCGTCACGGCGCTCAAGCGGTACGGCAAGGTGGACGAGGTCGCCGCCCTCGTCGCCTTCGTGGCCGGCCCCGAATCGTCGTATATTACCGGTGCGAATCTGACCGTCGACGGCGGCACGAACGCCTGA
- a CDS encoding DMT family transporter has translation MSVVTSRPMKVSSEPSGPDRPRPTPEGRDANEEGPGPESGQDRPAASRSSPSARPDLRGYIYLALMVLIGSTTSPFATVVVRELPVSVLPLLRFGFAGLCLIPFLADRGALRRMLRDDPLRIAVVAACCVPINQSFFLNSVRFGPNSHVGLFYAVCPLIVWVLAWAIGEERLDLGRLWSVLASIAGVLVIGLGNAWGADGGTPEQTRSIMTADLLLVGAVISWGSYLTLSKPLITRYGALPVLAGTFLLGCLMELPIALATLPSWLPTLGRVSPSAWTCLALLALFITPVNLALQNLSLRRLDASQVATFSNVAPVLTVVWGVWFFQERLSPALVVGGALTLFGVYWASRPGPKKRAPGPEPATAAPARASA, from the coding sequence ATGAGCGTCGTGACATCGCGGCCGATGAAGGTCAGCTCGGAGCCGTCGGGGCCCGATCGGCCCCGCCCGACCCCTGAAGGTCGGGACGCGAACGAGGAGGGACCCGGGCCGGAGTCCGGGCAAGATCGGCCCGCGGCCTCGAGATCGAGCCCGTCGGCCCGGCCGGACCTGCGCGGGTACATCTACCTGGCGCTCATGGTCCTCATCGGCTCGACGACCTCGCCGTTCGCCACGGTCGTGGTCCGCGAGCTGCCGGTGAGCGTGCTGCCGCTGCTCCGGTTCGGCTTCGCCGGCCTCTGCCTGATCCCGTTCCTCGCCGACCGGGGGGCGCTCCGGAGGATGCTCCGCGACGACCCGCTCCGGATCGCTGTGGTGGCGGCCTGCTGCGTCCCGATCAACCAGTCGTTCTTCCTGAACTCCGTGCGGTTCGGCCCCAACTCGCACGTCGGGCTCTTCTATGCGGTCTGCCCGCTCATCGTCTGGGTGCTGGCCTGGGCGATCGGGGAGGAGAGGCTCGACCTGGGCCGCCTCTGGAGCGTGCTGGCGAGCATCGCCGGCGTGCTCGTCATCGGCCTGGGTAACGCCTGGGGCGCCGACGGCGGGACGCCCGAGCAGACGCGGTCGATCATGACCGCCGACCTCCTGCTCGTCGGCGCGGTGATCTCCTGGGGATCCTACCTGACCCTCAGCAAGCCCCTCATCACGCGATACGGGGCCCTCCCCGTCCTGGCCGGGACGTTCCTGCTGGGCTGCCTGATGGAGCTGCCGATCGCGCTGGCCACCCTGCCGAGCTGGCTGCCCACGCTCGGCCGGGTCTCGCCCTCCGCCTGGACGTGCCTGGCCCTCCTGGCCCTCTTCATCACGCCGGTGAACCTCGCCCTCCAGAACCTCTCGCTGCGACGCCTGGACGCCAGCCAGGTCGCCACGTTCAGCAACGTCGCCCCGGTGCTGACCGTGGTCTGGGGCGTCTGGTTCTTCCAGGAGCGGCTCAGCCCGGCGCTGGTCGTCGGCGGGGCGCTCACGCTCTTCGGCGTCTACTGGGCCAGCCGGCCGGGCCCGAAGAAGCGGGCGCCGGGGCCGGAACCCGCCACGGCCGCCCCCGCGCGGGCCTCGGCATGA